The proteins below come from a single Microtus pennsylvanicus isolate mMicPen1 chromosome 13, mMicPen1.hap1, whole genome shotgun sequence genomic window:
- the Pole3 gene encoding DNA polymerase epsilon subunit 3, translating into MAERPEDLNLPNAVITRIIKEALPDGVNISKEARSAISRAASVFVLYATSCANNFAMKGKRKTLNASDVLSAMEEMEFQRFVTPLKEALEAYRREQKGKKEASEQKKKDKDKKTDSEEQDKSREEDDEDEERLDEEEQNEEEEVDN; encoded by the exons ATGGCGGAGAGGCCCGAGGACCTAAATCTGCCCAACGCCGTCATTACTAGGATCATTAAGGAAGCG CTCCCGGACGGCGTCAACATCTCCAAGGAAGCCCGGAGCGCCATCTCCCGCGCCGCCAGCGTCTTCGTTCTGTATGCCACATCCTG TGCGAACAACTTCGCAATGAAAGGGAAGCGCAAGACTCTCAATGCCAGTGATGTGCTGTCAGCCATGGAAGAGATGGAGTTCCAGCGGTTCGTTACACCGTTGAAAGAAGCTCTAGAAG CATACAGGCGGGAACAAAAAGGCAAGAAGGAGGCTTCCGAGCAAAAGAAGAAggacaaagacaaaaaaacagaTTCCGAAGAGCAGGACAAGAGCAGGGAGGAAGACGATGAAGATGAAGAACGATTGGATGAGGAAGAACAGAATGAAGAGGAGGAAGTAGACAACTGA